From a region of the Streptomyces venezuelae genome:
- a CDS encoding flotillin family protein encodes MSSVVVPVVGVVVLLVLLALVVVTRYKVAGPSEAFLITGRRGKKSTDPATGQIFTDTSGQKVVVGGGVFVVPFVQQRYTLDLSSRHIPIAVRGAVTLRGIKAHLEGVAIVKVGGNEDAIRAAAQRFLQQQDGIVGFTQEVLSGALRAIVGRMSVEDIIRDRAAFAGQVAEEAEASLSGQGLVLDAFQIQDITTEGSYLEDLGRPEAARAKQEADIAEANARRAAEQARLKAEEEIAVAQRTLYLRQAEIKAETDAAAAQANAAGPLADADRQQQILAEQEKVAERQAALTDRQLDTEVRKPADARRYQAEQEAEAKRVARVKQAEAERLAAIAAAQAEAERARLTGEGEKQRRSALAEAEAIEGVKRGEAERARRAAIAEAVRLEGDAEAAAIAAKGAAEAEAMQKKADAFESYGDAAMVQMLVEVLPQVVAKAAEPLGAIDKMTVISTDGANKLSRTVADNVAQGMELLGSTTGVDLAQLLKGITATRPATTPEAAPANGRVAITD; translated from the coding sequence ATGAGTTCAGTCGTCGTTCCGGTCGTGGGAGTGGTCGTACTCCTCGTCCTGCTCGCACTGGTCGTCGTCACCCGCTACAAGGTCGCCGGTCCCAGCGAGGCGTTCCTCATCACGGGCCGGCGCGGCAAGAAGTCCACCGATCCGGCCACCGGACAGATCTTCACCGACACCAGCGGCCAGAAGGTCGTGGTCGGCGGCGGCGTGTTCGTCGTGCCCTTCGTCCAGCAGCGCTACACCCTCGACCTGTCCAGCCGGCACATCCCGATCGCCGTGCGCGGAGCGGTCACGCTGCGCGGCATCAAGGCGCATCTCGAAGGCGTCGCGATCGTCAAGGTCGGCGGCAACGAGGACGCCATCCGCGCCGCCGCCCAGCGCTTCCTCCAGCAGCAGGACGGCATCGTCGGCTTCACCCAGGAAGTGCTGTCCGGCGCGCTGCGCGCCATCGTCGGCCGGATGTCGGTCGAGGACATCATCCGCGACCGGGCGGCCTTCGCCGGGCAGGTCGCGGAGGAGGCCGAGGCCAGCCTCTCCGGCCAGGGCCTCGTCCTGGACGCGTTCCAGATCCAGGACATCACCACGGAGGGCTCCTACCTGGAGGACCTCGGTCGGCCCGAGGCCGCCCGAGCCAAGCAGGAGGCCGACATCGCCGAGGCCAACGCCCGCCGGGCCGCCGAACAGGCCCGGCTGAAGGCCGAGGAGGAGATCGCGGTCGCGCAGCGCACCCTGTACCTGCGCCAGGCCGAGATCAAGGCGGAGACCGACGCCGCCGCAGCCCAGGCGAACGCCGCCGGCCCGCTGGCCGACGCCGACCGGCAGCAGCAGATCCTGGCCGAGCAGGAGAAGGTGGCCGAGCGGCAGGCCGCGCTGACCGACCGCCAGCTCGACACCGAGGTCCGCAAGCCCGCCGACGCCCGGCGCTACCAGGCCGAGCAGGAGGCCGAGGCCAAGCGGGTGGCCCGGGTCAAGCAGGCCGAGGCGGAGCGGCTCGCCGCCATCGCCGCCGCGCAGGCGGAGGCCGAGCGGGCCCGCCTGACGGGTGAGGGCGAGAAGCAGCGCCGCTCCGCGCTCGCCGAGGCCGAGGCCATCGAGGGAGTCAAGCGCGGTGAGGCCGAACGCGCCCGCCGCGCGGCCATCGCCGAGGCGGTACGCCTGGAGGGTGACGCGGAAGCGGCGGCGATCGCCGCCAAGGGCGCGGCCGAGGCGGAGGCGATGCAGAAGAAGGCCGACGCCTTCGAGAGCTACGGCGACGCGGCGATGGTCCAGATGCTGGTCGAGGTGCTCCCGCAGGTGGTCGCCAAGGCGGCCGAGCCGCTCGGCGCCATCGACAAGATGACCGTCATCTCCACCGACGGCGCGAACAAGCTGTCCCGTACCGTCGCCGACAACGTCGCCCAGGGCATGGAGCTGCTCGGCTCCACGACGGGCGTCGACCTGGCCCAGCTCCTCAAGGGCATCACCGCTACCAGGCCGGCGACGACCCCCGAGGCCGCCCCGGCCAACGGCAGGGTCGCGATCACCGACTGA
- a CDS encoding DUF5933 domain-containing protein: MPRPRAVLWGAVGVIGLGFLVALELAARRYGVPGPITVQTREVIFAPQSGTVLYASMALMMVVLTWRQRLIGLAAAIGIDLVFWLVRWLAGAEMMFGNGALLVTLAWAVIAVTRRTGRERLLLLKGVGLALLLVAGRKTGYTWLLITSKSRPMVLDQYVATADHALGNPSWVAGRIVEATGAVGFRILEFVYIQLAVAAVAVALYQLRHVATLRRFPSHHLVRTFLVIGLLGPGIYMVFPVVGPIFAYGADGGHWAVADLWPNTPPPLGTPGPMPFDEFTPRNCMPSLHTAWATAIFIHSRKAPRALRYAGTFWLIATLGATLGFGYHYGADIIAGVVFTVTIEAGLRTLARGWDRPGVLLTGYGFAVFVAYLVSYRYLSVQLAAYPWVFGPLLLLAMGSVIYGYVRITRTWERQDAAAAVVRVPQPRREPQPELV, translated from the coding sequence CTGCCCCGGCCCCGGGCCGTCCTGTGGGGCGCCGTGGGTGTGATCGGCCTCGGATTCCTCGTCGCACTGGAGCTGGCCGCGCGCCGGTACGGCGTGCCGGGTCCGATCACCGTCCAGACGCGCGAGGTGATCTTCGCACCCCAGTCGGGCACGGTGCTGTACGCCAGCATGGCACTGATGATGGTGGTCCTCACCTGGCGGCAGCGCCTCATCGGACTCGCCGCCGCGATCGGCATCGACCTCGTCTTCTGGCTCGTACGGTGGCTGGCCGGCGCCGAGATGATGTTCGGCAACGGCGCGCTCCTGGTGACCTTGGCCTGGGCCGTCATCGCCGTCACGCGGCGCACCGGCCGGGAACGTCTCCTGCTGCTGAAGGGCGTGGGACTGGCGCTGCTGCTGGTGGCCGGCCGTAAGACCGGCTACACCTGGCTGCTGATCACCTCGAAGTCCCGCCCGATGGTGCTCGACCAGTACGTGGCGACCGCCGACCACGCGCTGGGCAACCCGTCGTGGGTGGCGGGCCGGATCGTCGAGGCCACCGGCGCGGTCGGCTTCCGCATCCTCGAATTCGTCTACATCCAGCTCGCGGTGGCCGCGGTCGCCGTCGCGCTGTACCAGCTGCGCCACGTGGCGACCCTGCGCCGCTTCCCGAGCCACCACCTGGTGCGCACCTTCCTGGTCATCGGTCTGCTCGGGCCGGGGATCTACATGGTCTTCCCGGTGGTCGGGCCGATCTTCGCCTACGGCGCGGACGGCGGGCACTGGGCGGTGGCCGACCTGTGGCCGAACACACCGCCGCCGCTCGGTACCCCGGGCCCGATGCCCTTCGACGAGTTCACCCCGCGCAACTGCATGCCCAGCCTGCACACGGCGTGGGCGACCGCGATCTTCATCCATTCCCGCAAGGCCCCGAGGGCGCTGCGCTACGCGGGCACGTTCTGGCTGATCGCCACCCTCGGCGCCACGCTCGGCTTCGGCTACCACTACGGCGCGGACATCATCGCCGGCGTGGTCTTCACGGTCACGATCGAGGCGGGGCTGCGCACCCTCGCCCGCGGCTGGGACCGGCCCGGCGTCCTGCTGACCGGCTACGGCTTCGCGGTGTTCGTCGCGTACCTGGTCTCGTACCGCTATCTGTCGGTGCAGCTGGCCGCGTACCCGTGGGTCTTCGGGCCGCTGCTCCTCCTCGCGATGGGCTCGGTGATCTACGGCTACGTACGGATCACCAGGACGTGGGAACGGCAGGACGCGGCCGCGGCGGTGGTGCGGGTACCGCAGCCCCGGCGCGAACCGCAGCCCGAACTGGTCTGA